The following are from one region of the Streptomyces decoyicus genome:
- a CDS encoding TVP38/TMEM64 family protein, whose translation MLPPAATPDGLAARCTRVLFSPWCRLGLLLALLACAAAMTLWWQPQHLLTGGRPAQLSGPTALVVFALAYGACTTAFVPRPVLNLAAGALFGSQAGLAGALAGTVLGAALAFGLGRLLGQDALRPLLRARWLTAADRQLSEHGFRSMLAIRLFPGLPFCATNYCAAVSRMGWLPYLLATALGSIPNTAAYAVAGARASSPTSPAFLVAMGFIGVSALGALVVAWYKRKALRGH comes from the coding sequence ATGCTTCCGCCCGCCGCAACGCCCGACGGCCTCGCCGCGCGCTGCACGCGTGTGCTCTTCTCCCCGTGGTGCCGGCTGGGCCTGCTGCTCGCCCTGCTGGCCTGCGCCGCGGCCATGACGCTGTGGTGGCAACCGCAGCACCTGCTGACCGGGGGCCGGCCCGCGCAGCTGTCCGGCCCGACGGCTCTGGTGGTCTTCGCGCTGGCATACGGGGCATGCACCACCGCTTTCGTCCCGCGCCCGGTCCTCAATCTCGCGGCCGGGGCCCTCTTCGGCAGTCAGGCCGGCCTGGCCGGCGCGCTGGCCGGTACGGTACTGGGCGCCGCTCTGGCCTTCGGGCTCGGCCGGCTGCTCGGGCAGGACGCCCTGCGCCCGTTGCTGCGCGCCCGGTGGCTGACCGCCGCCGACCGGCAGTTGAGCGAGCACGGCTTCCGGTCGATGCTGGCGATCCGTCTCTTCCCGGGTCTGCCGTTCTGCGCCACGAACTACTGCGCCGCGGTCTCCCGTATGGGCTGGCTCCCCTACCTCCTCGCGACGGCCCTCGGCAGCATCCCGAACACCGCGGCCTACGCCGTTGCCGGTGCGCGGGCTTCCTCGCCCACCTCACCTGCGTTCCTCGTCGCCATGGGTTTCATCGGCGTCAGCGCTCTGGGCGCGCTGGTGGTGGCCTGGTACAAACGCAAGGCACTGCGAGGACACTGA
- a CDS encoding undecaprenyl-diphosphate phosphatase: protein MSWFESFVLGLVQGLTEFLPISSSAHLRLTAAFAGWQDPGAAFTAITQIGTEAAVIIYFRKDIGRIISAWARSLFNRELRHDHDAQMGWLVIVGSIPIGVLGITLKDAIEGPFRDLRLIATTLIVMGVVLGIADRLAARDETGGRHRAAKQRKSLTDLSVKDGLLYGVCQAMALIPGVSRSGATISGGLLMGYTRESAARYSFLLAIPAVLASGVFELKDAGQGHVAWGPTVFATVIAFVVGYAVIAWFMKFISHKSFMPFVIYRILLGIVLFALVAAGTLTPHAGETAG from the coding sequence ATGTCTTGGTTTGAATCTTTCGTCCTCGGACTCGTCCAAGGGTTGACCGAGTTTCTGCCGATCTCCTCCAGTGCGCATCTTCGTCTGACCGCCGCGTTCGCCGGCTGGCAGGACCCCGGTGCGGCGTTCACCGCCATCACGCAGATCGGCACCGAAGCGGCCGTCATCATCTACTTCCGCAAGGACATCGGGCGGATCATCTCGGCCTGGGCCCGCTCCCTCTTCAACCGGGAGCTGCGGCACGATCACGATGCCCAGATGGGCTGGCTGGTGATCGTCGGCTCGATCCCGATCGGCGTCCTGGGCATCACGCTCAAGGACGCCATCGAGGGCCCGTTCCGCGATCTGCGGCTGATCGCCACCACCCTCATCGTGATGGGCGTGGTCCTCGGCATCGCCGACCGGCTGGCCGCCCGCGACGAGACCGGCGGCCGGCACCGCGCCGCGAAACAGCGCAAGAGCCTCACCGACCTCAGCGTCAAGGACGGCCTGCTGTACGGCGTCTGCCAAGCCATGGCACTCATCCCCGGCGTCTCCCGCTCGGGCGCCACGATCAGCGGCGGCCTCCTCATGGGCTACACCCGCGAATCCGCGGCCCGCTACTCGTTCCTGCTCGCCATCCCTGCGGTCCTGGCCTCCGGCGTCTTCGAGCTCAAGGACGCCGGCCAGGGCCATGTCGCCTGGGGTCCCACCGTCTTCGCCACGGTCATCGCCTTCGTCGTCGGCTATGCCGTGATCGCATGGTTCATGAAGTTCATCTCCCACAAGAGCTTCATGCCCTTCGTCATCTACCGCATCCTGCTGGGCATAGTCCTGTTCGCCCTGGTCGCGGCGGGGACGCTGACGCCGCATGCGGGCGAGACGGCGGGCTAG
- a CDS encoding SDR family oxidoreductase produces MATEEARAGALDGKVALVAGATRGAGRAIAVELARAGAVVYATGRSSRTAGRSEINRPETIEKTGELITEAGGTGTALRVDHLDSDQVRDLVQRIDRDHGRLDILVNDIFGGDAYAQFGTTLWEHDLTGGLRMLRMGIDTHAITSHHALPLLIRRPGGLVIEMTDGTAEYNVAYRHHEGFFYDLVKAAVQRMTLAQSHELAPHHGCAVAVTPGWLRSEKMLEAFGVTEDNWREATVKVPHFCIAESPVYVARAVVALAAAPDVARWTGTVVSSGQLAPLYGFTDTDGTRPDCWRYVVEVQDRGLPADDTGYR; encoded by the coding sequence ATGGCGACCGAGGAAGCGCGGGCCGGTGCGCTGGACGGAAAGGTCGCGCTGGTCGCCGGGGCCACGCGAGGTGCCGGGCGGGCGATCGCGGTGGAACTCGCCCGCGCGGGCGCCGTGGTGTACGCCACCGGGCGCAGCAGCCGGACCGCGGGCCGCTCGGAGATCAACCGGCCGGAGACGATCGAGAAGACCGGTGAACTGATCACCGAGGCCGGGGGCACCGGTACGGCTCTACGGGTGGACCACCTCGACAGCGACCAGGTCCGCGATCTCGTCCAGCGCATCGACCGCGACCACGGCCGCCTCGACATCCTCGTCAACGACATCTTCGGCGGCGATGCCTACGCCCAGTTCGGCACCACCCTCTGGGAGCACGATCTCACCGGCGGCCTGCGGATGCTGCGCATGGGCATCGACACCCACGCGATCACCAGCCACCACGCGCTGCCACTGCTCATCCGCCGCCCCGGCGGGCTGGTGATCGAGATGACTGACGGCACCGCGGAGTACAACGTCGCCTACCGGCACCACGAGGGCTTCTTCTACGACCTGGTCAAGGCCGCCGTGCAGCGGATGACCCTGGCCCAGAGCCATGAACTCGCCCCGCACCACGGCTGCGCCGTCGCCGTGACCCCCGGCTGGCTGCGCTCGGAGAAGATGCTCGAGGCCTTCGGTGTGACCGAGGACAACTGGCGGGAGGCGACCGTGAAGGTGCCGCACTTCTGCATCGCCGAATCCCCGGTCTATGTCGCGCGGGCGGTCGTCGCCCTCGCCGCCGCCCCGGACGTCGCGCGCTGGACGGGCACGGTCGTCTCCAGCGGGCAACTCGCGCCCCTCTACGGATTCACCGACACCGACGGCACCCGGCCGGACTGCTGGCGCTACGTCGTCGAGGTCCAGGACCGGGGCCTCCCGGCCGACGACACCGGCTATCGCTGA
- a CDS encoding SCO6745 family protein codes for MELRARSLWLLTEPLHAVCYFDDKCRDLGKDLGLKGFWMGYFASRTAPLGAVEPAAATAVLGVFAPGMVARALPAAWSVTSPAHVLGERGSRAAHALRGVAPELEHAAADMLPPLQTIVDAAPATARPLFAANRALCDHADPVERLWQLVTALREFRGDAHIAVLADEGLDGCEALVLAAASGRVPRDTMRQDRGWSEEEWSAAADRLRSRGLVDAQGDATEHGRQERERIEAATDRLAGRLLHPLPEAETERMLHTLEPVVRRILAADVLPFPNPIGLPHLDEPTPRSANSR; via the coding sequence ATGGAGCTGCGCGCCCGATCGCTTTGGCTGTTGACCGAGCCGCTGCATGCGGTCTGCTACTTCGACGACAAGTGCCGTGACCTGGGCAAGGACCTCGGTCTCAAGGGCTTCTGGATGGGGTACTTCGCCTCGCGCACGGCGCCCCTGGGGGCGGTGGAACCCGCGGCGGCCACGGCCGTGCTCGGGGTGTTCGCCCCGGGGATGGTGGCCCGTGCGCTGCCCGCGGCCTGGAGCGTCACCAGCCCGGCGCACGTCCTCGGCGAGCGCGGCAGCCGTGCGGCCCACGCACTGCGCGGGGTCGCCCCCGAGCTGGAGCACGCAGCAGCGGACATGCTGCCCCCGCTCCAGACGATCGTCGACGCGGCACCGGCCACCGCCCGCCCCCTGTTCGCCGCCAACCGCGCGCTGTGCGACCACGCCGACCCCGTCGAGCGGTTGTGGCAACTGGTCACCGCTCTGCGGGAGTTCAGAGGCGATGCGCATATCGCCGTGCTCGCCGACGAAGGCCTCGACGGCTGCGAGGCCCTCGTCCTGGCCGCCGCATCGGGCCGTGTTCCCCGGGACACCATGCGGCAGGACCGCGGATGGAGCGAGGAGGAGTGGTCCGCAGCGGCCGACCGGCTGCGCTCCCGTGGCCTCGTGGACGCACAAGGCGACGCAACCGAACACGGCCGGCAGGAACGGGAGCGCATCGAGGCGGCAACCGACCGGCTGGCCGGCCGACTGCTGCATCCACTGCCCGAGGCGGAGACCGAGCGCATGCTGCACACGCTGGAACCCGTGGTCCGGCGCATCCTGGCCGCGGATGTGCTGCCCTTCCCCAACCCGATCGGTCTGCCGCACCTCGACGAGCCCACGCCGCGCAGCGCCAACTCCCGCTAG